A stretch of Coccidioides posadasii str. Silveira chromosome 2, complete sequence DNA encodes these proteins:
- a CDS encoding uncharacterized protein (BUSCO:63635at4751~EggNog:ENOG410PF9E~COG:U~BUSCO:1234at33183): MSTTMRGLVQFIADLRNARARELEEKRINKELANIRQKFKDGNLNGYQKKKYVCKLLYIYIQGYDIDFGHLEAVNLVSASKYSEKQIGYLAVTLFLHEQHELLHLVVNSIRKDLLDHNELNNCLALHAVANVGGREMGEALSADVHRLLISPTSKAFVKKKAALTLLRLYRKYPGIVQQEWAERIVSLMDDPDIGVTLSVTSLVMALVQDSPEQYKGSYVKAAQRLKRIVVDKDIPADYIYYKVPCPWIQVKLLRLLQYYPPSEDTHVRGLIRQSLQEIMNLAVDIPKNVQQNNAQNAVLFEAINLLIHLESEQALMMQISTRLGKFIQSRETNVRYLGLEAMTHFAARAETLDPIKKHQNIIIGSLRDRDISVRRKGLDLLYSMCDTTNARPIVNELLKYLQTADYAIREEMVLKIAILTERYATDAQWYVDISLKLLHVAGDHVSDEVWQRVIQVVTNNEELQAYAAQHILGYTKGDCHDSLVKIGAYILGEFGHLIADNKGCSPIEQFLALYSKMAYSSDHTRAFILSCFVKFVNLFPEIKPQLLQVFRAYSHSPDSELQQRAYEYLQLALLPTDDLLRTVCDEMPPFSERISVLLSRLHQKSAGTSDKRTWVVGGKDANADEKEFMLTQKSGLKRSFTTPANGISGTNGASKTGASSDLLGLDLAASDATAPNLASAAHLSPDWDIGFNRLFFVDEGVLFEDAQIQVGLRSEYRGHLGVCKLYFTNKSSFSIGSFTTTLDNPSPTGLKVDTKSLPEPDVFPASQTQQTVCFECLGPFTKAPTIRISYLAGALQAYTLQLPVLMHRYMDASGLASDDFFKRWRQIGGGPLESQSTFGLVNIKNRTINEASTRRIVEGFKWKILPGVDPNPKNIVGCAVYQAESRKTGCLMRLEPNYEKMMYRITIRATQEDVPPALVKLMEERLAQGVSNDDMYR, translated from the exons ATGTCGACAACTATGCGAGGATTGGTCCAATTCATAGCCGATCTGCGGAACGCTCGAGCTCGTGAACTGGAGGAGAAGCGGATCAATAAGGAGTTGGCTAACATCAGGCAAAAGTTCAAGGATGGAAACTTGAATGGgtatcagaagaagaaatatgTCTGCAAGCTCCTCTATATCTACATCCAGGGATACGATATCGATTTTGGGCATTTAGAGGCTGTTAACCTGGTATCGGCCTCTAAATACTCGGAGAAACAGATTGGATACCTGGCCGTGACGCTCTTTCTCCACGAACAACATGAACTTTTGCATTTAGTTGTCAATAGTATTCGGAAAGACTTACTCGATCATAATGAGCTAAACAATTGTCTGGCTCTCCATGCAGTTGCCAATGTGGGTGGCAGGGAGATGGGCGAGGCGTTAAGTGCCGACGTCCATCGGTTATTGATCTCTCC GACATCTAAAGCGTTcgtgaagaagaaggctgCTCTTACCTTATTACGCCTCTACCGCAAGTACCCGGGCATCGTGCAGCAGGAGTGGGCAGAGCGCATCGTTTCTCTCATGGATGACCCTGATATAGGTGTTACCCTTTCCGTCACGTCCCTCGTAATGGCGCTTGTTCAAGACAGCCCCGAACAGTACAAAGGGAGCTACGTGAAAGCTGCGCAAAGGTTAAAAAGAATCGTGGTTGATAAGGATATCCCGGCCGactatatttattataaagtacCTTGCCCATGGATACAAGTGAAATTGCTGCGTCTGCTCCAATATTATCCCCCATCGG aagatacaCACGTCCGCGGCCTCATCAGACAGTCCCTTCAAGAAATCATGAATCTTGCTGTGGATATTCCAAAGAATGTACAGCAGAACAACGCGCAGAATGCAGTTCTTTTCGAAGCAATCAACCTCCTTATTCATCTCGAGAGCGAACAGGCACTTATGATGCAGATTTCAACTCGACTTGGTAAATTCATCCAGTCTCGAGAAACCAATGTGCGATATCTGGGGTTGGAAGCAATGACGCATTTCGCCGCCAGAGCGGAGACTTTGGATCCCATAAAAAAGCATCAGAACATCATCATCGGTTCTCTGCGGGACCGTGATATCAGTGTAAGACGAAAGGGGCTGGACTTATTGTACAGCATGTGTGATACGACTAACGCACGACCTATCGTGAATGAGCTCCTTAAATATCTCCAAACCGCCGACTATGCCATTCGAGAAGAGATGGTGCTTAAGATAGCTATATTGACAGAAAGATATGCCACAGACGCCCAGTGGTATGTTGATATCTCACTTAAGTTGCTCCATGTTGCAGGTGACCATGTCAGCGATGAGGTCTGGCAACGAGTCATCCAAGTCGTTACCAATAACGAAGAGCTTCAGGCATATGCTGCGCAGCATATCTTGGGATATACCAAAGGCGATTGTCACGACAGCCTAGTGAAGATCGGGGCCTATATTTTGGGCGAATTTGGTCACTTGATCGCCGATAACAAAGGCTGTTCTCCCATAGAACAGTTTCTGGCTCTTTATTCCAAAATGGCATACTCCTCAGACCACACTCGAGCCTTCATATTGTCATGCTTCGTCAAGTTTGTCAATCTATTCCCAGAGATTAAGCCTCAGCTGTTACAAGTATTCCGTGCCTACTCACATTCTCCGGACTCCGAATTGCAGCAGCGTGCTTATGAATATCTCCAACTTGCCCTATTGCCAACCGATGATCTTCTGCGTACGGTCTGTGACGAAATGCCACCTTTTTCGGAGAGAATATCAGTGCTTCTATCCCGATTGCATCAAAAGAGTGCTGGAACCAGCGATAAGCGTACTTGGGTAGTCGGTGGAAAGGATGCCAATGCAGACGAAAAGGAATTTATGTTGACTCAGAAGTCGGGCTTAAAGCGTTCCTTCACAACTCCGGCCAACGGCATATCTGGGACCAATGGAGCATCGAAAACAGGTGCCTCAAGCGACTTATTGGGTTTGGACTTAGCAGCCTCAGACGCAACTGCGCCAAATTTGGCAAGCGCTGCACATCTTTCACCAGATTGGGATATCGGATTCAACAGACTCTTTTTTGTCGATGAGGGAGTCCTGTTTGAAGACGCCCAGATTCAAGTTGGCTTGCGGTCGGAATATCGCGGCCATCTTGGTGTCTGTAAACTGTACTTTACCAACAAGTCTTCGTTTTCTATTGGGTCTTTCACAACAACCCTCGATAACCCTTCTCCTACCGGTTTAAAGGTGGACACCAAGAGCTTACCGGAGCCGGATGTTTTTCCTGCAAGTCAAACCCAGCAGACTGTATGCTTTGAATGTCTTGGCCCCTTTACCAAGGCACCGACAATTCGAATATCATACTTGGCTGGTGCACTTCAAGCATACACTCTTCAACTACCTGTTCTCATGCACAGGTACATGGATGCATCCGGGTTAGCCTCCGACGACTTCTTCAAACGCTGGAGGCAGATCGGAGGGGGCCCGCTTGAGTCGCAATCAACGTTTGGACTGGTCAACATTAAGAATCGAACGATAAATGAAGCATCGACCCGTCGGATCGTGGAAGGATTTAAGTGGAAGATATTACCCGGAGTCGACCCAAATCCAAAGAACATTGTTGGATGTGCTGTTTATCAGGCTGAGAGCCGAAAGACAGGATGTTTGATGAGGCTGGAGCCCAACTACGAGAAAATG ATGTATCGGATAACCATTCGAGCCACACAGGAAGACGTGCCACCGGCACTGGTGAAATTAATGGAAGAAAGACTAGCGCAAGGAGTATCAAATGATGATATGTATAGATAA